A region from the Pelecanus crispus isolate bPelCri1 chromosome 11, bPelCri1.pri, whole genome shotgun sequence genome encodes:
- the FBXO21 gene encoding F-box only protein 21 isoform X2, which yields MSPAAFCCVPDGWPSLLKYYSHTDGVSWLEEYKARHNAGLEAQRIVASFSKRFFSEHVPCDGFSDIETLGCPSHFFEDELMCILNMEGRKGLTWKYYAKKILYFLRQQNILKNLKEYLQRPTDRQSFLEGAVLIDQYCNPLSDICLKSVQAQVDDITDKVRKVLRTKNPRHPSLASKAGEVLIPEVELQRQVLDAMNCVLYEQLKYKGNELDYYNSLNSYIHQVLIRRTGIPISLSVLYLTIARQLGVKLEPVNFPSHFLLRWCQGKEGSTDIFDYTYIDAFGKGKQLTVKECEYLIGHHVTEEFYGVVTSKEVLQRMVGNLLNLGKRESTDQSYQLLRDSLDLYLAMYPDNVQHLMLQARLYFHLGIWPEKVLDILQHIQALDPSQHGAVGYLVQHTLEHIERRKEEVGPEVKHRSDEKHKEVCFSIGLIMKHKRYGYNCVIYGWDPACMMGHEWIRNMNVHSLPHGPHQPFYNVLVEDGSCRYAAQENLEYNSEPREIPHPDIGRYFSEFTGIHYLANTELEIRYPEDLELTRTTVQKIYSSGKE from the exons ATGGCCATCACTGCTGAAATACTATAGCCACACAGATGGTGTTAGCTGGCTTGAAGAATACAAAGCACGTCACAATGCTGGTCTAGAAGCCCAGAGAATTGTAGCTTCGTTCTCCAAAAGGTTCTTTTCAGAACAT GTCCCCTGTGATGGATTCAGTGACATTGAGACTCTTGGGTGCCCAAGTCATTTTTTTGAGGATGAACTGATGTGTATCCTTAACATGGAAGGAAG GAAAGGTCTCACCTGGAAGTACTATGCAAAGAAAATTCTATACTTCCTACGGCAacagaatatattaaaaaatctgaAGGAGTATCTTCAACGCCCGACTGATCGGCAGTCATTTTTGGAGG gtGCTGTTTTAATTGATCAATACTGTAACCCGCTGTCAGACATCTGCTTAAAAAGTGTCCAGGCACAGGTGGACGATATCACAGATAAAGTGCGCAAAGTTCTGCGGACGAAAAATCCAAGGCACCCCAGCTTGGCTTCCAAGGCAG GAGAGGTTCTGATTCCAGAAGTGGAGCTTCAGCGGCAGGTACTTGATGCTATGAATTGTGTGCTGTATGAGCAgttaaaatacaaaggaaacGAGCTGGATTACTATAACTCCCTGAATTCATACATTCACCAG GTTTTGATCCGCAGGACAGGAATTCCCATCAGTTTGTCTGTGCTTTATTTAACAATTGCCAGGCAGCTAGGAGTCAAGCTTGAACCAGTCAACTTCCCTAGCCATTTTCTGCTGCGATGGTGTCAAGGAAAAGAAGG AAGCACAGATATTTTTGACTACACCTACATTGATGCCtttgggaaggggaagcagCTGACGGTGAAGGAGTGCGAGTACCTTATTGGCCACCATGTGACAGAGGAGTTCTATGGAGTGGTGACTTCAAAAGAGGTCTTGCAGCGTATGGTGGGAAATCTCTTAAACCTTGGCAAGCG AGAAAGCACTGATCAGTCTTACCAACTCTTGAGAGACTCGTTGGATCTATACCTGGCCATGTATCCGGACAATGTGCAGCATCTAATGCTCCAGGCTAGGTTATACTTCCACCTGGGAATCTGGCCAGAAAAG GTTCTGGACATCTTGCAGCATATTCAGGCTTTGGACCCATCCCAGCATGGGGCCGTCGGGTACTTAGTTCAACATACCCTAGAGCATATTGAGCGCCGGAAGGAGGAGGTGGGCCCTGAGGTGAAGCACCGTTCAGATGAGAAGCACAAAGAGGTCTGCTTTTCGATCGGGCTGATTATGAAACACAAGAG ataTGGCTATAACTGTGTGATTTATGGCTGGGATCCCGCCTGCATGATGGGGCATGAATGGATCCGGAATATGAACGTCCACAGCCTTCCACATGGCCCCCACCAGCCTTTCTACAATGTGCTAGTGGAAGACGGCTCTTGCAGATATGCTGCTCAAG AGAACCTGGAATATAACTCTGAGCCTCGGGAGATCCCTCATCCTGACATTGGCCGCTATTTTTCAGAGTTTACCGGCATTCATTACCTAGCAAATACCGAGCTAGAAATTCGGTACCCGGAGGATTTGGAGCTCACACGTACCACAGTTCAGAAAATCTACAGTTCGGGCAAGGAGTGA
- the TESC gene encoding calcineurin B homologous protein 3 isoform X1: MHISSQRLSIQGPAQQWADGGHMRCLPGHQVALPYPPPGSTGIFAVTTSPRRQQWIPNVPCVLTSEQIEHLHRRFKQLSRDQLTIRKENFDSIPDLEFNPIRGKIVHAFFDKRNLRQESDGLVDEINFEDFLTIMSYFRPIEMNMDEEQLDRFRKEKLKFLFHMYDSDHDGKITLQEYRNVVEELLSGNPHLEKESARSIADGAMMEAASICVGQMGPDQVYEGITFEDFLKMWQGIDIETKMHVRFLNMETIAHCY; this comes from the exons ATGCACATCAGTTCCCAGAGGCTGAGCATCCAAGGTCCGGCACAGCAGTGGGCTGATGGAGGTCACATGAGGTGTTTGCCTGGGCATCAGGTGGCCCTTCCGTACCCCCctcctggcagcacaggcaTCTTTGCAGTCACCACTTCCCCAAGACGACAGCAGTGGATCCCAAATGTTCCTTGTGTCC TCACCTCTGAACAGATCGAGCACCTGCACCGGCGGTTCAAGCAGCTGAGCCGGGACCAGCTGACAATCCG CAAGGAGAATTTTGACAGCATCCCTGATCTGGAGTTCAACCCAATTAGGGGGAAAATTGTCCATGCCTTTTTTGACAAGCG GAACCTGCGGCAGGAGTCGGATGGGCTGGTGGATGAGATAAACTTCGAAGACTTCCTGACCATCATGTCCTACTTCAGACCCATCGAGATGAACATGGATGAGGAGCAGCTTGATCGCTTCCGGAAAGAGAAACTCAAAT TCCTCTTCCACATGTACGACTCAGACCACGACGGGAAGATCACGCTGCAGGAGTACAGAAAT GTGGTGGAGGAGCTGTTGTCCGGGAACCCACACCTGGAGAAGGAGTCGGCACGGTCCATTGCCGATGGGGCCATGATGGAGGCAGCCAGCATCTGTGTGGGACAAATG GGGCCGGACCAAGTGTATGAGGGCATCACCTTCGAAGACTTCCTTAAG ATGTGGCAGGGGATCGACATCGAAACCAAGATGCACGTCCGCTTCCTCAACATGGAGACCATCGCACACTGCTACTGA
- the TESC gene encoding calcineurin B homologous protein 3 isoform X2, translating into MGSAHSVPAEMRELADRTGFTSEQIEHLHRRFKQLSRDQLTIRKENFDSIPDLEFNPIRGKIVHAFFDKRNLRQESDGLVDEINFEDFLTIMSYFRPIEMNMDEEQLDRFRKEKLKFLFHMYDSDHDGKITLQEYRNVVEELLSGNPHLEKESARSIADGAMMEAASICVGQMGPDQVYEGITFEDFLKMWQGIDIETKMHVRFLNMETIAHCY; encoded by the exons ATGGGCTCCGCGCACTCCGTGCCCGCCGAGATGCGGGAGCTGGCCGACAGGACCGGCT TCACCTCTGAACAGATCGAGCACCTGCACCGGCGGTTCAAGCAGCTGAGCCGGGACCAGCTGACAATCCG CAAGGAGAATTTTGACAGCATCCCTGATCTGGAGTTCAACCCAATTAGGGGGAAAATTGTCCATGCCTTTTTTGACAAGCG GAACCTGCGGCAGGAGTCGGATGGGCTGGTGGATGAGATAAACTTCGAAGACTTCCTGACCATCATGTCCTACTTCAGACCCATCGAGATGAACATGGATGAGGAGCAGCTTGATCGCTTCCGGAAAGAGAAACTCAAAT TCCTCTTCCACATGTACGACTCAGACCACGACGGGAAGATCACGCTGCAGGAGTACAGAAAT GTGGTGGAGGAGCTGTTGTCCGGGAACCCACACCTGGAGAAGGAGTCGGCACGGTCCATTGCCGATGGGGCCATGATGGAGGCAGCCAGCATCTGTGTGGGACAAATG GGGCCGGACCAAGTGTATGAGGGCATCACCTTCGAAGACTTCCTTAAG ATGTGGCAGGGGATCGACATCGAAACCAAGATGCACGTCCGCTTCCTCAACATGGAGACCATCGCACACTGCTACTGA
- the TESC gene encoding calcineurin B homologous protein 3 isoform X3 has protein sequence MGSAHSVPAEMRELADRTGFTSEQIEHLHRRFKQLSRDQLTIRNLRQESDGLVDEINFEDFLTIMSYFRPIEMNMDEEQLDRFRKEKLKFLFHMYDSDHDGKITLQEYRNVVEELLSGNPHLEKESARSIADGAMMEAASICVGQMGPDQVYEGITFEDFLKMWQGIDIETKMHVRFLNMETIAHCY, from the exons ATGGGCTCCGCGCACTCCGTGCCCGCCGAGATGCGGGAGCTGGCCGACAGGACCGGCT TCACCTCTGAACAGATCGAGCACCTGCACCGGCGGTTCAAGCAGCTGAGCCGGGACCAGCTGACAATCCG GAACCTGCGGCAGGAGTCGGATGGGCTGGTGGATGAGATAAACTTCGAAGACTTCCTGACCATCATGTCCTACTTCAGACCCATCGAGATGAACATGGATGAGGAGCAGCTTGATCGCTTCCGGAAAGAGAAACTCAAAT TCCTCTTCCACATGTACGACTCAGACCACGACGGGAAGATCACGCTGCAGGAGTACAGAAAT GTGGTGGAGGAGCTGTTGTCCGGGAACCCACACCTGGAGAAGGAGTCGGCACGGTCCATTGCCGATGGGGCCATGATGGAGGCAGCCAGCATCTGTGTGGGACAAATG GGGCCGGACCAAGTGTATGAGGGCATCACCTTCGAAGACTTCCTTAAG ATGTGGCAGGGGATCGACATCGAAACCAAGATGCACGTCCGCTTCCTCAACATGGAGACCATCGCACACTGCTACTGA